A DNA window from Aestuariispira ectoiniformans contains the following coding sequences:
- a CDS encoding alkaline phosphatase family protein: MAKVVLVVLDGLGYSYSRRLLGNVEGWVANGEAKVWRMQSVLPSTSGPCYASIHTGVEPQIHGIRTNADSFRLEQPDIFSAARAAGRTTAAVAHSYFSAYFQRAPFDPLMDLEVDDETLPIQHGRFYTMEGEFSGNLAVPSDADIFAQTSILMRRHAPDYILLHSCTTDSIGHAFGSDSIEMDKAAYLVDGVISRYLPMWRDQGYEVMITADHGQSGRGHHGGTDDIMRDVALYYFGAGDGPLDDAVLDQRAIAPTVLGRLGAEIPASMAVAPFISPDW, encoded by the coding sequence ATGGCCAAGGTGGTTTTGGTTGTATTGGACGGGTTGGGCTATTCCTACAGCCGCCGTCTGCTGGGCAATGTGGAAGGCTGGGTTGCGAATGGCGAGGCGAAGGTCTGGCGGATGCAGTCCGTGCTGCCATCCACATCCGGGCCTTGCTATGCCAGTATTCACACAGGTGTGGAGCCACAAATCCACGGCATTCGCACCAATGCGGATTCCTTCCGCCTGGAACAGCCGGATATCTTTTCCGCGGCCCGCGCTGCCGGACGGACCACGGCGGCGGTGGCGCATAGCTATTTCTCCGCCTATTTCCAGCGCGCGCCCTTCGACCCGCTGATGGACCTTGAGGTGGATGACGAAACGCTGCCGATCCAGCATGGACGCTTCTATACGATGGAAGGCGAGTTCTCGGGCAATCTCGCCGTGCCTTCGGACGCGGATATCTTTGCACAGACCTCGATCCTGATGCGTCGGCATGCGCCGGATTATATCCTGCTGCATAGCTGTACCACCGACAGTATCGGCCATGCCTTTGGCTCCGACTCCATCGAAATGGACAAGGCGGCCTATCTGGTGGACGGGGTGATTTCGCGTTATCTGCCGATGTGGCGCGACCAGGGCTATGAGGTCATGATCACCGCCGACCATGGCCAAAGCGGTCGGGGGCATCACGGCGGCACGGACGATATCATGCGTGATGTAGCCCTGTATTATTTCGGTGCGGGGGATGGACCTTTGGACGATGCGGTTCTTGACCAGCGCGCGATTGCGCCGACGGTCCTTGGGCGTCTGGGGGCGGAAATTCCGGCCAGCATGGCGGTTGCGCCTTTCATTAGTCCCGACTGGTGA
- a CDS encoding DNA-3-methyladenine glycosylase I, producing MSFAEIEARAWEKHGGREAVEAMLSQPKSSSELAAVPIDRYLAEMARRIFCSGFVWKVVDAKWPGFEEAFHGFDPGTIAMMPDEELDSLLSDKRIIRHGTKIRAVQENAVFLLDLQREHGSAAQFFADWPVEDIVGLWTLLKKRGSRLGGNTGQYFLRFIGKDTFILSRDVVAVLMRTGVIDKAPTSQKALRQVQDQFNEWRLETGRPLCQLSRLAALSVG from the coding sequence ATGTCTTTTGCGGAGATAGAGGCACGAGCCTGGGAAAAGCATGGTGGCCGCGAGGCGGTGGAGGCCATGCTGTCGCAACCCAAGTCTTCGTCGGAACTGGCCGCAGTGCCCATTGACCGCTATCTGGCTGAAATGGCGCGGCGGATTTTCTGTTCCGGCTTTGTCTGGAAGGTCGTTGATGCGAAATGGCCGGGCTTTGAAGAAGCCTTCCACGGTTTTGATCCCGGCACTATCGCGATGATGCCGGATGAGGAACTGGACAGCCTCCTGTCGGATAAGCGCATCATTCGCCATGGCACGAAGATCCGCGCCGTGCAGGAAAATGCGGTCTTTCTTCTGGACCTGCAACGTGAACATGGCAGCGCGGCGCAGTTCTTCGCAGACTGGCCGGTGGAGGACATTGTCGGCCTGTGGACGCTTTTGAAAAAGCGCGGCAGCCGGTTGGGCGGGAACACCGGGCAGTATTTTCTGCGTTTTATTGGAAAGGACACTTTCATTCTTTCCAGGGATGTTGTGGCCGTGCTGATGCGGACCGGGGTGATCGACAAGGCACCGACCAGTCAAAAGGCGCTGCGGCAGGTTCAGGACCAATTCAATGAATGGCGTCTGGAGACCGGCAGGCCGCTTTGCCAGCTCAGTCGGCTGGCAGCCCTGAGTGTCGGCTAA